A single Paenibacillus kribbensis DNA region contains:
- a CDS encoding GbsR/MarR family transcriptional regulator: protein MSLYQLGDEQQASLQKIRKRVIEAIGKNMDLYGITLSAGHLYGLLFFADKPMTLDEMGREMEMSKTSMSTGVRTLLDLKMVNKVWSKGSRKDLYEVEYDWHQTFTDFFAIKWRKAVETNLLVLRKAIDELNRLIEQGGEYDEFKAILQQDRLKMKQAVAYYKWLDRLIDSLESEEIYKLIPKEEVQD from the coding sequence ATGAGCTTGTACCAGTTAGGTGATGAGCAGCAGGCTTCGCTGCAAAAAATTCGCAAACGTGTCATAGAAGCTATAGGTAAAAACATGGACTTGTATGGGATCACTCTTTCTGCGGGGCATTTGTACGGTTTGCTGTTTTTTGCGGATAAACCGATGACGCTGGACGAGATGGGCCGTGAAATGGAAATGAGTAAAACCAGCATGAGTACGGGCGTCCGGACGCTGTTGGATTTGAAAATGGTGAACAAGGTGTGGAGCAAAGGCTCGCGCAAGGACTTGTATGAAGTCGAATATGATTGGCATCAAACATTCACTGACTTCTTCGCTATTAAATGGAGAAAAGCGGTGGAAACGAATCTGCTGGTGCTGCGTAAAGCCATTGATGAGCTGAACAGGCTGATAGAGCAGGGTGGAGAATATGATGAATTTAAGGCGATTCTCCAGCAAGACCGTCTGAAAATGAAGCAGGCCGTAGCCTATTATAAGTGGTTAGACCGATTAATTGACTCTTTGGAGAGTGAAGAAATTTACAAGCTGATTCCAAAGGAAGAAGTACAAGATTAA
- a CDS encoding quaternary amine ABC transporter ATP-binding protein, giving the protein MTILEVKNVSKLFGPHAEQGVPLLEQGWGKERLAKEKQITVGVNRANMEIKQGEIFVIMGLSGSGKSTLVRMLNRLIEPTSGEILVHGKDLRKMNKEQLREVRRKTISMVFQKFALFPHRTVLENVEYGLEIQKVEKALRQEKAQQALELVGLKNWGDKMPDELSGGMQQRVGLARALANDPEVLLMDEAFSALDPLIRRDMQDELLELQDKMKKTIVFITHDLDEALRIGDRIALMRDGSVVQIGTPEEIMIQPANSYVARFVEDVDLSKVLTAAHVMLRPETITMDRGPRVALELMRERGISNLFVIDRAKKLLGVINAEDAVHALRNNLKIEDILMTDGPQVAADTVINDLFEITSSSKVPLAVVDDKQKLLGVIVRGALLGALSGDVPTTKEVNAHDTETANR; this is encoded by the coding sequence ATGACGATTTTGGAAGTTAAAAATGTCAGCAAACTCTTTGGTCCTCACGCAGAGCAAGGTGTTCCGCTCCTGGAGCAAGGCTGGGGCAAGGAAAGGCTGGCCAAAGAGAAACAAATTACTGTTGGTGTCAATAGAGCCAACATGGAAATTAAGCAAGGTGAAATTTTCGTGATTATGGGTCTATCAGGCAGTGGCAAGTCCACCTTGGTGCGAATGCTAAATCGCTTGATTGAGCCTACCTCAGGTGAAATACTTGTCCACGGCAAGGATCTCCGTAAGATGAACAAAGAACAACTCCGCGAAGTTCGCCGTAAAACCATCAGTATGGTTTTTCAAAAATTCGCATTGTTTCCACATCGGACTGTATTGGAAAATGTAGAATACGGCCTTGAAATTCAAAAGGTAGAAAAAGCGTTGCGCCAGGAAAAGGCACAGCAAGCGCTGGAACTGGTGGGTCTTAAAAATTGGGGCGATAAAATGCCCGATGAACTGAGTGGCGGTATGCAGCAGCGTGTCGGTCTGGCACGAGCACTGGCTAACGACCCTGAAGTGCTCCTGATGGATGAAGCGTTCAGCGCATTGGACCCTCTCATTCGCCGCGACATGCAGGATGAGTTGCTGGAGCTTCAAGATAAAATGAAGAAAACCATTGTTTTTATCACCCATGATCTGGATGAAGCGCTGCGGATCGGAGACCGGATTGCATTGATGCGGGACGGGTCGGTTGTACAAATCGGTACACCGGAAGAAATCATGATCCAACCGGCTAACTCATATGTAGCGCGCTTCGTCGAGGATGTGGATCTGTCCAAAGTATTGACGGCCGCCCATGTCATGCTTCGTCCAGAAACAATTACTATGGATCGTGGTCCACGCGTTGCTCTGGAATTGATGCGGGAACGCGGGATTTCCAACCTGTTCGTCATTGACCGTGCCAAAAAGCTCCTAGGTGTTATTAACGCCGAGGATGCTGTTCATGCACTGCGCAACAATTTGAAGATTGAAGATATTTTGATGACAGACGGGCCGCAGGTTGCTGCCGATACCGTCATTAACGATTTGTTTGAAATTACAAGCTCGTCCAAGGTGCCGCTGGCTGTCGTCGATGATAAGCAAAAGCTGCTGGGTGTTATCGTCCGTGGAGCTTTACTAGGCGCACTTAGTGGAGATGTACCCACTACAAAGGAGGTGAATGCCCATGATACCGAAACTGCCAATCGCTGA
- a CDS encoding glycine betaine ABC transporter substrate-binding protein codes for MIPKLPIAEWIQSIVDWMGIHLAGLFNVISSVIEAVVGFFSGLFMLPHPLVFIVIIGIIAFMIGRVQLTLFTVIGFLLIDNLGYWSETMNTLGLVITSALISIIIGIPIGIWCAYSKSASRIITPLLDFMQTMPAFVYLLPAVTFFSLGVVPGVIASVIFAIPPTIRMTNLGIMQVSGELIEASDAFGSTSAQKLFKVQLPLALPTLMAGINQTIMLSLSMVVIASMIGAEGIGAVVYRAVTQLQIGKGFEAGLAVVVLAIVLDRFTQNLFKPAKRNKSRVSAKQKVWIASAVTAVILIAGASQYFVGADHSASGKGNAAANPVGEEVDYKIIGIDAGAGIMKSTAKAIKDYNLSDWKLVEGSGAAMTATLDKAIKAKKPIIVTGWTPHWMFNKYDLKYLEDPKKSYGEAEGIHTIARKGLQKDAPVAYEFLKRFKWTPEDMGEMMVAIQAGTSPEQAAKDWAEKHADKVQEWTHGLQPVNGDPFKLSYVAWDSEIASTNLLKYILENKLGYKVTALQVEAGPMWTGVASGDVDASPAAWLPLTHADYWAKYKDKLDDLGANMTGVKTGLVVPAYMNVKSIADL; via the coding sequence ATGATACCGAAACTGCCAATCGCTGAGTGGATTCAATCCATTGTAGACTGGATGGGTATTCATCTGGCAGGATTATTTAATGTTATTTCTTCCGTTATTGAAGCGGTAGTAGGCTTTTTCTCAGGCCTGTTTATGCTTCCACACCCGCTGGTGTTTATCGTAATCATCGGGATTATCGCCTTTATGATCGGTCGGGTTCAGCTTACGCTGTTTACTGTCATCGGCTTCCTGCTGATTGACAATCTGGGCTATTGGAGCGAAACGATGAACACGCTTGGACTGGTCATCACGTCTGCGCTCATATCCATTATTATCGGGATTCCCATCGGAATCTGGTGTGCATACAGCAAATCGGCGTCACGCATAATCACGCCTTTGCTTGATTTTATGCAGACAATGCCCGCATTCGTGTACTTGCTCCCTGCGGTTACCTTTTTTAGCCTTGGTGTTGTACCGGGCGTCATCGCCTCGGTCATCTTTGCCATCCCGCCGACCATTCGCATGACGAATTTGGGGATTATGCAGGTGTCGGGTGAGCTGATTGAAGCCTCTGACGCATTTGGTTCAACATCAGCGCAAAAGCTGTTCAAAGTACAGCTTCCACTGGCATTGCCTACTCTGATGGCTGGTATTAACCAGACGATTATGCTGTCACTGTCCATGGTGGTTATTGCTTCCATGATCGGTGCGGAAGGTATCGGCGCGGTTGTGTACCGGGCTGTGACACAGCTGCAAATTGGTAAAGGTTTTGAAGCTGGCCTGGCTGTCGTTGTTCTGGCTATTGTGCTTGACCGTTTCACGCAAAACCTGTTCAAGCCAGCGAAAAGAAACAAAAGCCGTGTATCCGCCAAACAAAAAGTGTGGATTGCCTCTGCGGTTACAGCCGTCATTCTGATCGCTGGCGCATCACAATATTTTGTTGGTGCCGATCATTCTGCATCTGGCAAAGGTAACGCAGCCGCCAATCCGGTTGGCGAAGAGGTTGATTACAAGATTATCGGCATTGACGCCGGGGCAGGCATTATGAAATCAACTGCCAAAGCGATTAAGGACTACAATTTATCCGATTGGAAGCTGGTAGAAGGCTCCGGTGCAGCCATGACGGCAACACTGGACAAAGCCATTAAAGCGAAAAAACCGATCATTGTTACAGGCTGGACTCCTCACTGGATGTTCAACAAATATGATCTCAAATATTTGGAAGACCCTAAAAAATCTTATGGTGAAGCAGAGGGCATTCATACGATTGCCCGTAAAGGACTGCAAAAGGATGCCCCTGTCGCTTACGAATTCCTGAAACGCTTCAAATGGACTCCGGAGGATATGGGTGAAATGATGGTTGCCATTCAAGCCGGAACCAGTCCTGAGCAAGCTGCCAAGGATTGGGCAGAGAAGCATGCCGATAAGGTGCAGGAATGGACTCATGGGCTGCAACCTGTCAATGGGGACCCTTTTAAGCTGAGTTATGTGGCTTGGGATTCTGAAATTGCGAGTACGAATTTGCTGAAATATATTTTGGAAAACAAACTGGGTTACAAAGTAACCGCACTGCAGGTTGAAGCAGGTCCAATGTGGACGGGTGTCGCCAGCGGCGATGTAGATGCCTCGCCAGCTGCATGGCTGCCGTTGACACATGCGGACTACTGGGCTAAATACAAGGATAAGCTTGACGATCTGGGTGCTAATATGACCGGTGTTAAAACCGGATTGGTCGTTCCAGCTTATATGAATGTTAAATCGATTGCTGATTTGTAG
- a CDS encoding ABC transporter permease codes for MQDQQERLRIRDVFREEWLSIFRDRRFMAILLITPIVYTILFGFLYSHQRITEMPVTVYDGDNSQLSRQIIQAFDATDSFAVTRQATNQEDAVHQVETGEAKVGIVIPDNFTTRLKHGENPPVLTLIDGSNMMYSNSASRIANQVISSVSAGVSINSMKQKGMNADQAASTLSTIPFRSRVLFNPVYDYKLFMPLGVISAALQQCLLLGIALSCTRDKEAGTWGRFGAWKNTPWRLAIAKLTPYYVAGAFNVLTVFSISALYFDIPFRGQVLPLIMVSLAFNFALCGLGFLFSLFSKSRVDATQTLMLIAVPSFMLSGYTWPLEAMPGFLRGIAEILPLTYYLDAVRNITLKGLDITYVFKDTIALGVIGCVTLLVSFAIYPLFFRQHQTTGQHADVPAQEGVTLKG; via the coding sequence ATGCAGGATCAACAGGAAAGACTTCGTATCCGCGATGTGTTTCGCGAGGAGTGGCTGAGCATCTTCCGGGATCGCCGCTTTATGGCTATTCTGCTGATTACGCCGATTGTGTATACGATACTGTTCGGCTTCCTGTATTCACATCAGCGGATTACCGAGATGCCTGTCACGGTATATGACGGAGATAACTCACAGCTTAGTCGCCAAATCATTCAGGCGTTCGACGCGACAGATTCATTTGCCGTTACACGGCAAGCGACCAATCAGGAGGATGCTGTCCATCAGGTGGAGACCGGGGAAGCTAAGGTCGGAATCGTCATTCCTGACAATTTCACCACTCGGCTTAAGCATGGGGAGAACCCGCCGGTGCTAACTCTGATTGACGGCAGCAATATGATGTATTCCAATAGTGCCAGCCGGATCGCGAATCAGGTCATCAGTAGCGTAAGTGCCGGAGTATCTATCAATTCTATGAAGCAAAAGGGAATGAATGCCGATCAGGCTGCCTCAACGCTGAGTACGATCCCGTTCCGATCGAGAGTGCTATTTAACCCGGTCTATGATTATAAGCTTTTCATGCCCTTAGGGGTTATTTCGGCGGCACTCCAGCAGTGCTTGCTGCTTGGCATTGCCTTATCCTGCACACGTGATAAGGAGGCAGGAACGTGGGGGAGATTTGGTGCATGGAAAAATACTCCCTGGCGCTTGGCAATTGCCAAGCTGACACCGTATTATGTGGCAGGAGCCTTCAATGTGCTGACTGTATTCAGTATCAGTGCGTTATACTTTGATATTCCATTCAGGGGACAGGTTCTTCCGCTGATTATGGTGTCGCTGGCCTTCAACTTTGCATTGTGCGGTTTAGGTTTTCTATTCAGTCTTTTTTCCAAGTCAAGAGTGGATGCCACGCAAACCCTGATGCTGATTGCTGTTCCTTCTTTTATGCTATCAGGCTATACGTGGCCACTGGAAGCAATGCCTGGCTTCTTGCGGGGGATTGCCGAAATATTACCGCTGACGTATTATCTGGATGCTGTACGAAATATTACGCTCAAAGGACTGGATATCACATACGTCTTTAAGGATACGATAGCTTTGGGAGTCATTGGCTGTGTGACTCTTCTGGTGTCCTTCGCTATTTATCCGCTATTTTTTAGACAGCACCAGACGACAGGGCAGCATGCCGATGTTCCCGCTCAAGAAGGTGTCACGCTTAAAGGCTGA
- a CDS encoding HlyD family secretion protein has protein sequence MKAKKYTIYAVLIILIAVGIYALTAFPRGGSSLSADQSSSIPTAYVESDTLNASFKMAGRIDQMFVKEGDQVKKGQVLAKLESRELEDKVKQAQAALLAAKSNVSKAKASVLQAQAGVGQAQATVSAAQAKKSQGSTAVGVTAQASSSQIEQAQAAAAAAKAKLDALKSGARPQELEQAQVAVKAAKETLDLTVKNLERAKKLQEAGAATQASLDQATLDHQQAEAKYNSASQQLNMVREGSRKEEITAAEAQYRQALAAVKEAQAGAGKVALQQEDVKAAQASVEQAQSAVKAAQSTVEQAQSAVAGANAQVAQAEAALQEAQTYLSYTTLRASEDGIVKSKSLSLGEMASAGFPVYTIETSTQRWAKFYVPETSLNGLQAGDTVQIKLLSGGKELKGKVILLESAADFAIQKPSQSSGDKDVRSFGVKVALPDLAASVPTGSTVLFTGKGAQ, from the coding sequence ATGAAAGCTAAAAAATATACGATTTACGCCGTACTTATTATTTTAATCGCTGTAGGAATCTATGCCTTGACGGCTTTCCCACGAGGAGGCAGCAGCTTATCTGCGGATCAATCCTCTTCTATTCCTACCGCTTATGTAGAATCGGATACCCTTAATGCCAGCTTTAAGATGGCAGGACGCATTGACCAGATGTTCGTAAAAGAGGGCGATCAGGTGAAAAAGGGGCAGGTATTAGCCAAATTGGAAAGTCGTGAGCTGGAAGATAAGGTGAAGCAGGCACAGGCTGCATTGCTGGCAGCCAAGAGTAATGTGTCCAAAGCGAAAGCCAGTGTACTGCAGGCTCAAGCAGGAGTAGGCCAGGCACAGGCTACTGTGAGTGCAGCTCAGGCCAAGAAAAGCCAGGGATCAACAGCAGTCGGTGTAACTGCACAGGCTTCCTCCAGCCAGATTGAACAGGCACAAGCGGCTGCGGCTGCGGCTAAAGCCAAGCTGGACGCCCTCAAGAGCGGTGCAAGACCGCAGGAGCTGGAACAAGCGCAAGTAGCTGTGAAGGCAGCCAAGGAAACGCTGGATTTGACCGTTAAAAATCTGGAGCGTGCCAAAAAGCTCCAAGAAGCCGGAGCGGCAACGCAGGCGTCATTGGATCAAGCAACGCTGGATCATCAACAGGCAGAAGCCAAGTACAATTCAGCTTCTCAACAGCTGAATATGGTACGTGAGGGAAGCCGCAAGGAGGAAATCACGGCGGCTGAAGCGCAGTACCGTCAGGCATTGGCTGCAGTGAAGGAAGCACAGGCTGGTGCAGGCAAAGTCGCTTTGCAGCAGGAAGATGTCAAAGCCGCACAGGCTTCGGTAGAGCAAGCGCAGTCCGCAGTGAAGGCGGCGCAATCCACGGTGGAGCAGGCGCAATCTGCGGTTGCAGGTGCCAATGCACAGGTAGCACAAGCGGAAGCCGCGCTCCAGGAAGCGCAAACTTACTTGAGCTACACCACGTTGCGCGCGTCCGAGGATGGAATCGTGAAATCCAAATCACTTAGCTTGGGGGAAATGGCTAGTGCAGGATTCCCGGTCTATACGATTGAAACTTCGACACAGCGTTGGGCTAAGTTCTATGTACCGGAAACATCTCTGAATGGTCTGCAAGCAGGGGATACCGTTCAAATTAAACTGCTGTCGGGTGGTAAGGAGCTGAAGGGTAAAGTGATTCTGTTGGAATCCGCTGCCGACTTCGCCATTCAAAAACCGAGCCAAAGCTCCGGTGATAAGGATGTTCGTTCCTTTGGCGTTAAGGTAGCTTTGCCGGATCTTGCTGCCTCGGTTCCAACGGGCTCTACAGTTCTGTTTACAGGCAAAGGGGCGCAATAA
- a CDS encoding TetR/AcrR family transcriptional regulator, with translation MKQQTKEIIFNGALKAFSERGFNETNMEEIAKVCGIAKGTLYYNFKNKQELYIYILKMGMERFVRDIHEAMAQTPKDQVELRIRKLIQVHIEFIGREPDFCRLLVSKGWVSQEQHFNIRQVLAGYFDFMEAEIESGKFYGKISSKLDAKTTANCLFGIYIFIPMRSMVWGETMNMQEVRESTELFVCNALGIHH, from the coding sequence ATGAAACAGCAGACAAAAGAAATTATTTTTAACGGAGCACTCAAGGCTTTTTCCGAACGAGGTTTTAATGAAACGAATATGGAGGAGATCGCCAAGGTATGTGGTATTGCCAAAGGAACCCTGTACTATAATTTTAAAAATAAGCAAGAATTGTACATCTACATCTTGAAGATGGGGATGGAACGTTTTGTTCGGGATATCCATGAAGCGATGGCTCAAACTCCCAAGGATCAGGTAGAACTAAGGATTCGCAAGCTGATCCAGGTACATATTGAGTTTATAGGGAGAGAGCCGGATTTTTGCCGTCTACTGGTCAGCAAAGGATGGGTTTCACAAGAGCAGCATTTTAATATCAGGCAGGTGCTGGCTGGCTATTTTGATTTTATGGAGGCAGAGATCGAATCCGGCAAGTTCTACGGGAAAATCTCGAGCAAGCTGGATGCAAAAACGACGGCAAATTGCCTGTTCGGTATTTACATTTTTATTCCGATGCGTTCAATGGTATGGGGCGAAACGATGAATATGCAGGAAGTTCGTGAAAGTACTGAATTATTTGTATGTAATGCACTAGGCATTCATCATTAA
- a CDS encoding ABC transporter substrate-binding protein, which translates to MRFVRLKSALTLLILTAMVVAAGCSNNTAAEKPGNDSNAGAAAGSPVKLTWWHSMSGNGEKAIKQIAADFNASHKDIQVEPVYQGKYDDSLNKLKASLGSNSGPDIIQVYEIGSKFMIDSKMITPVQQFIDADKFDLSQLEPNITRYYTIDGKLNAMPFNTSNPILYYNKDAFKAAGLDPANPPKTYDEFEKAAKALSKDGKPGASIAIYGWFMEQLFANQNADYVNNGNGRNQAATESLLNSDAGVKTLTWWKKMMDEKVVSNLGRNSDDTAKAFSAGQIAMTLDTTASLRNIVEQVGDKFEVGTGFLPRATDAKEGGVVVGGASLYIMNNKPEAQQKAAWEFIKFVASPAVQAQWSVNTGYFPITKAAYHEQVLKDNMVKYPQFQTAVDQLHASVQSTATQGAVMGVFPEARQIVEGAIEAVLSGQQQPKQALDQAAQEITGKIAQYNQTVKK; encoded by the coding sequence ATGAGATTTGTTCGTCTGAAAAGTGCCTTGACCCTGCTTATTCTGACTGCAATGGTGGTTGCAGCAGGTTGTAGCAACAATACGGCAGCAGAAAAGCCGGGGAATGACAGTAATGCAGGGGCTGCAGCGGGTTCTCCAGTCAAGCTGACCTGGTGGCATTCGATGTCCGGTAACGGTGAAAAAGCGATCAAACAGATCGCGGCTGACTTTAACGCCAGCCACAAGGACATTCAGGTGGAGCCCGTATACCAGGGCAAATATGATGACAGCCTGAACAAGCTGAAAGCGTCGCTTGGTTCCAACAGCGGCCCGGACATCATTCAGGTATATGAAATCGGCAGCAAATTCATGATCGACTCCAAAATGATCACGCCTGTACAACAATTTATTGATGCAGACAAATTCGATCTATCTCAGCTTGAGCCGAATATTACGCGATACTACACGATTGATGGTAAATTGAACGCCATGCCGTTCAACACGTCAAACCCGATTTTGTACTACAATAAGGATGCGTTCAAAGCGGCGGGGCTTGACCCGGCCAATCCTCCAAAAACCTATGATGAATTCGAAAAAGCTGCCAAAGCCTTGAGCAAGGATGGTAAACCCGGTGCATCCATCGCGATCTATGGCTGGTTTATGGAGCAATTGTTTGCCAATCAGAATGCGGATTATGTGAATAATGGCAACGGACGCAATCAGGCTGCAACGGAATCGCTGCTGAATTCGGATGCAGGTGTGAAAACCCTGACGTGGTGGAAGAAAATGATGGATGAAAAGGTTGTATCCAATCTGGGACGTAACTCGGATGATACTGCCAAAGCCTTTTCCGCAGGACAAATTGCGATGACGCTGGATACCACCGCTTCACTGCGTAATATTGTGGAGCAGGTTGGCGATAAATTCGAAGTAGGTACGGGCTTCCTGCCAAGAGCAACGGATGCTAAAGAAGGCGGTGTCGTTGTAGGCGGCGCGAGCTTGTACATTATGAACAATAAGCCTGAAGCCCAGCAAAAGGCAGCTTGGGAATTCATTAAATTTGTCGCTTCCCCGGCTGTGCAGGCCCAATGGAGTGTGAATACCGGATACTTCCCGATCACCAAAGCGGCTTATCATGAGCAGGTACTCAAAGACAATATGGTCAAATACCCGCAATTCCAGACGGCAGTTGACCAATTGCACGCTTCGGTGCAATCTACCGCTACACAAGGTGCTGTGATGGGGGTATTCCCGGAAGCGCGTCAAATTGTTGAGGGTGCAATCGAGGCCGTTCTGAGCGGCCAACAACAGCCAAAACAGGCATTGGATCAGGCGGCGCAGGAGATTACAGGCAAAATTGCACAATACAATCAAACGGTCAAAAAATAA